In Halobacterium noricense, the genomic stretch TCCCGGACGACGCGATGGACGTCACCCAGGAGCGCATGCGCAACTTCAGCGTCATCATGGACTCGATGACCGAGGACGAACTGGAGAACCCGCGCTCCATCGGTGCCTCGCAGGTGCGGCGCATCGCAAAGGGCTCCGGACAGAGCGAGGAGACCATCCGCGAACTGCTCGACCAGCACAAGATGATGGCCCAGACGATGAAGCAGTTCCAGGGGATGGGCGACGGTGACATGCAGCGGATGATGAAGCAGATGCAGCAGGGCGGCGGCGGTGGCGGAGGCGGCGGCTTCGGCGGCATGTTCTGAGGCCGCCGACCAGTACTGTTTTGCCGTGGGGCGCGTACCTCGGCGTGAATGGTGGCACGACAACAGTCCCCACAGCACGCCCGCGTCCGGCGAGTGACGCGCGTGCCGGTCGACGAGGTGCCCGAGGCGTACCCGTTCGACGTGGACGCCAGCCACGCGCTCGAACTCGTCGTCGAGCGCGAGGGCGAGTCGCCGGAGGACGCCCCTGAGACTGTTCGCGTCTTCGAGGCGTGGCCGAGCGGCGGCCACACCGGCAGCCGGCTGGCGCGCGTGCTGGACGCGGTTGGCGAGCAGTCCGGCGATCCGGGCGCGCTCGACGGGGAACGCGTCGCCCTCGAATCCCGGGACGGCGCACACCGCGTGGACGTCGACGGAACACAGGCACTCCGCGAGCGGACGGTACCCGCGAGCGAGAGCGCGCACTCGCTGGCGGAGGTCGCCATCGTCGGCGGCGCGCTCGCTGGCTTGCTCGGCTTCTTCCTCGCGTGGACGACGTACCGGTGGGCAGCGACGCCGCTCGTGGCGAGCGCGCTCGTCGTGCTCGCGCTCTCGCTGGGCTACGATGCGTGGCGAACCCACGACGCGACGTGGTCGCCGCGCCCGCTCCCGTGGGCCGCCGGCGGCGTCGTCCCCGTCCTGAACGCCGCCGTCGCCGCGGCGTACCTCGCGCGGAAGGCGGTCGCACTCAACACGCCCGACGACGCCGCGGAGGTCTGGCGCGACCTCCTCGCAGGAACCATCGTCGCGTTCGCGGTGGGACTCGCTCTCGCGGCGTTCGACCTCACGTTCCCCGTCGGTGCGACTATCTTCGTGCACGCGTGGGCGCTCGCCCCAGTCGGCGTCTACCTCGACGCGCGCTCGGACCGCCACGGCACCGACCGACCCAAGCGGGCGCTGTGGCTCGCCGGCGCGGTCGTGTTCGGCGGTGCGGGCGCGCTCGTCTACCTCCTGCGGACGGACGGCGTCGACCTACAGTAGCTCCAGAATTCGCTCGCGGTCCCGGAAATCCTCGGGAAGCGTCTCGGCGTCGAACCAGCGGACGTCCTCGATTTCCGGCTCACCCGAGGAGACACGCACGAGCGGCGCGGCCCGACTACCGCCGACGCGCCGGCCCGTGAACACGACCAGCGGAACGTGGACGCGCTCGGGGCCGCCGTAGTCGATGGCGAAGTTCCGCGCGTACAGCACGCCCGTCACTTCGGCATCGATGTTGGTCTCCTCACGAGTCTCGCGGACCGCTGTCTCCGCGAGCGACTCGCCGGGGTCCTGCGCGCCGCCCGGGTTCGTCCAGCCGTCCCGGTAGCCCTGCCCGACGCCGAGCACGCGCCCCTCGTCGACGACGACGAGTCCGCCGACGCCCGGCAGCCGGTCGAGTTGTTCCTCGACGGACGACGGGAACGCGTCCTCGGTGGCGTGCGGCGGCGGGTCGATTGGCTGCGGGTCCAGCATCAGCGCGTCGCCGTCGGCGTCGGCGTGTTCGGCGACCGCCTGCTCGCGGAGGCGGCGGGCGCGCTCGCGGAGTCGCGCGGCGACCGTCCCGGGGTCCTCGCTCACAGCTACAATTCGTGCGCGCGACGCAAAAAGCCACGCCTGCCGGCGGGTTTTTTCCCGGGCGGACGCGTGCACTCGGCCATGACCATTCGCGCGGTCGCCGAGGACGCCTACCGCGAGGCGTTCGGCATCCTCGTGCTGTCCGCCGTCGCGAGCGTCTTCTCCGGGGTCGTGCTCGGCGGGATGGAGCGCGAACTCACCGTCGTCCCCGGCCTGCTCACCATCGTCCCCGCGCTGCTGGCGACCCGCGGGAGCGTCTACGGATCGCTGGGCGCGCGACTCGCAACCGGGCTCCACCAGGGGCTCGTCGAACCCGAACTCTCGGTCCCGGACCGCCGCGTGCGCTCGGCGGTCGCCGCCGCGATGCTCAACGGCGTCGTCATCTCCGCGGTCGCCGCCGCCGTCGGCTACGGCATCCGTCACGCCCTCGACCTGCCCGTCGCGCCGCTGTCCGCGCTGCTCGTCGTCGCGCTCGTCGCCGGCGTACTCTCGGG encodes the following:
- a CDS encoding magnesium transporter, which codes for MTIRAVAEDAYREAFGILVLSAVASVFSGVVLGGMERELTVVPGLLTIVPALLATRGSVYGSLGARLATGLHQGLVEPELSVPDRRVRSAVAAAMLNGVVISAVAAAVGYGIRHALDLPVAPLSALLVVALVAGVLSGAGLTLVVIVTVFVGFRRGLNPDALAGPVVTTTGDVIGIATMLAGARLAIAVGVV
- a CDS encoding NUDIX hydrolase yields the protein MSEDPGTVAARLRERARRLREQAVAEHADADGDALMLDPQPIDPPPHATEDAFPSSVEEQLDRLPGVGGLVVVDEGRVLGVGQGYRDGWTNPGGAQDPGESLAETAVRETREETNIDAEVTGVLYARNFAIDYGGPERVHVPLVVFTGRRVGGSRAAPLVRVSSGEPEIEDVRWFDAETLPEDFRDRERILELL